The Calliphora vicina chromosome 3, idCalVici1.1, whole genome shotgun sequence genome contains a region encoding:
- the Sk2 gene encoding sphingosine kinase 1, with protein MQRISMKIENDSEKSDLCSISNELRDTFYSNSKKGNVFHVLLNSNGLLLQRETAGSRKDHLVNICDIIGGRCVWIQKSSGFGAAGTCGSCTPSITEKQKIRDEHEDAYLYVFAYMLKKNLRKAIRRERTVITLRFRSFDSHEDNMREAEKWYKTLKSYRNNHLLMCCLKGTDSIENTLKTEKKRLLVLLNPKSGSGKARELFNHQVVPILNEAEVAYDLHVTKHSQYASDFVRQKNLSIWSGIVAIGGDGLFHEILNGILKRNDWNHVVKNVALGIVPCGSGNGLARSIAHCFQEPYEPKPILGAALSLVGGQSALMDVVEIELKNKIAYSFLSIGWGLISDIDIESERLRPLGYQRFTIWTLHRLLNLRTYRGRISYLPKNHTSEHQNTPEIITKSSLQHSMSCNTFPPPYDSRKQSISNVGSSEFEDVISLETVANQSFRSRCNSLLSSGSRVSTYYSIADSIYHSISGNSDCCESDMHDTENPADYQCSRLGQLEENTLPALRDPLPNSWLVEDGEFVMVHAVYQTHLGSDCYFSPNSKLNDGTIYLVMIRGGISRSQLFNFLVNMSSGTHLPNKNSEYIRVERVVAFRLEPRENSGILTVDGERMECGSLQARIFPGTVNVMVPNKVAFKDC; from the exons ATGCAACGAATCTCAATGAAAATCGAAAACGATTCTGAGAAATCTGATTTATGTTCAATTTCCAATGAGCTAAGAGATACATTTTACTCAAACAGTAAAAAGGGTAATGTCTTCCACGTACTCCTCAACTCCAATGGTTTGCTGTTACAACGTGAAACAGCTGGAAGTCGTAAGGATCATCTAGTGAATATTTGCGACATAATTGGTGGCAGATGTGTTTGGATTCAGAAATCGTCCGGCTTCGGAGCAGCTGGTACATGTGGATCATGTACCCCAAGTATtacagaaaagcaaaaaattcgTGATGAACACGAAGATGCATATCTTTATGTCTTTGCCTATATGCTTAAGAAGAATCTTAGAAAAGCAATACGTCGTGAACGCACTGTCATAACGTTGCGCTTCCGTTCATTTGACAGCCATGAAGACAACATGCGAGAGGCCGAGAAGTGGTACAAAACATTGAAATCCTATAGAAACAATCATCTGTTAATGTGTTGTTTAAAGGGAACAGattctattgaaaatacattaaaaaccgaaaaaaaacgtCTACTTGTTTTATTGAATCCAAAGTCAGGTTCCGGGAAAGCGAGAGAGCTATTCAATCACCAAGTTGTTCCTATTCTTAATGAGGCAGAAGTTGCTTACGATCTTCATGTTACAAAACATTCCCAATATGCTTCCGACTTTGTGCGCCAGAAAAATTTGTCAATTTGGAGTGGTATTGTTGCCATTGGGGGCGATGGATTATTTCACGAAATATTAAATGGCATCCTTAAACGCAACGACTGGAATCATGTTGTAAAGAATGTTGCGCTTGGCATCGTTCCATGTGGTTCGGGAAATGGGTTAGCCCGATCAATAGCTCATTGTTTTCA GGAACCATATGAACCAAAGCCAATTTTAGGTGCAGCATTATCGCTTGTAGGCGGCCAGTCAGCTCTTATGGATGTTGTCGAAATAGAACTGAAGAACAAA ATCGCATATTCCTTTCTATCAATAGGCTGGGGTCTAATTTCTGATATTGATATCGAAAGCGAACGCTTGCGGCCCTTAGGTTACCAAAGATTTACAATTTGGACACTACATCGCTTATTAAATTTGCGTACATATCGTGGTAGAATATCATATTTACCGAAAAATCATACATCGGAACATCAAAATACTCCAGAAATTATAACTAAATCTAGTCTTCAGCACAGTATGAGTTGTAACACATTTCCACCACCATATGATTCAAGAAAGCAATCTATATCAAATGTCGGCAGCTCGGAATTTGAAGACGTCATATCTTTAGAAACAGTGGCGAATCAGTCTTTTCGTTCACGATGTAATAGTTTACTATCGTCGGGATCAAGAGTCAGCACATATTACTCCATTGCTGATAGTATTTATCACAGCATTTCAGGTAATAGTGATTGTTGCGAATCAGACATGCACGATACAGAAAATCCAGCGGACTATCAATGCTCTCGGCTAGGTCAATTAGAAGAGAACACCTTACCCGCGCTACGAGATCCCCTACCGAATTCATGGCTTGTGGAGGACGGTGAATTTGTTATGGTTCATGCCGTATATCAAACTCATTTGGGTAGTGATTGTTACTTCTCACCAAACTCTAAGCTAAATGATGGTACAATTTATTTGGTGATGATACGTGGTGGTATAAGCCGTTCGCAATTATTCAATTTCCTAGTCAACATGAGCTCTGGCACTCATTTACCCAATAAAAATTCCGAGTATATCCGAGTAGAACGAGTCGTTGCTTTTCGTTTAGAGCCACGCGAGAATAGTGGTATACTTACCGTGGACGGCGAACGAATGGAATGTGGGTCATTACAAGCAAGAATATTTCCAGGAACTGTTAACGTTATGGTTCCCAACAAAGTTGCATTTAAAGATTGTTAA